A genomic region of Papaver somniferum cultivar HN1 chromosome 7, ASM357369v1, whole genome shotgun sequence contains the following coding sequences:
- the LOC113299616 gene encoding F-box protein CPR1-like → MSSIPEEVYLEILVRVPVETTFICKCVCKSWLVLISNPNFVKFHLSHTIQKNHYRIMLRNYWRKSYLLHSISYDSLSSLLESSKAKRIAYDPVAMDYPFKSQGFGIELGGSVNGLVCLWCNEDDREFLCLWNPATTEYKEIPKSPNDLSNDVTDLYALGYDYLTDDYKLIKVVFFEDKEENSPVDVYSLATNSWRSIQSIPYRFPFPREPGVLVNRALHWLGVKSAKDSSKAIVSLDVTKESFKEIELPRVCSENKQDFRSVGVFEGCLCVIAFNDVKSHFDVWVMRDYGVRESWIVHFSVIQNWAEIDNFMRLMWSFKNGEALLRNYGDLLLYDPKHGSIKKLRKLTELNEVENYVESLVPLNSGTYVGRKKNRSVRRSTRKRPQLDNVGMC, encoded by the coding sequence ATGTCAAGCATTCCCGAAGAGGTGTACCTTGAAATCCTTGTGCGGGTACCAGTCGAAACTACGTTCATATGTAAGTGCGTTTGCAAATCTTGGCTTGTCTTAatatcaaaccctaactttgtcaAATTTCACCTTAGTCATACTATTCAAAAGAATCACTACAGGATCATGCTTAGAAATTACTGGAGGAAATCTTACTTACTTCACTCTATAAGTTATGATTCATTATCATCATTGTTGGAATCGTCAAAAGCCAAAAGAATTGCATATGATCCTGTTGCAATGGATTACCCATTCAAATCTCAAGGTTTTGGAATTGAATTGGGAGGTTCAGTTAATGGCTTGGTTTGTTTATGGTGTAATGAGGATGATAGGGAATTCTTATGTCTTTGGAATCCAGCCACTACAGAGTATAAGGAAATACCTAAATCACCTAATGATTTGTCGAACGATGTTACCGACCTTTATGCATTAGGCTATGATTATTTAACTGACGATTATAAGTTGATCAAAGTTGTATTCTTCGAGGATAAGGAGGAAAATTCTCCAGTTGATGTATATTCGCTGGCAACAAATTCATGGAGAAGCATTCAAAGTATTCCTTATAGGTTCCCTTTTCCTAGAGAACCTGGGGTGCTTGTTAATAGAGCTCTGCATTGGTTAGGTGTAAAAAGTGCCAAAGACAGTTCCAAGGCTATAGTCTCTTTGGATGTCACCAAAGAGAGCTTTAAAGAAATTGAACTACCAAGAGTTTGTTCGGAAAATAAGCAGGATTTTAGGAGTGTGGGAGTGTTTGAAGGGTGTCTATGTGTCATTGCTTTTAATGACGTTAAATCTCATTTCGATGTGTGGGTGATGCGGGATTATGGAGTTCGGGAATCTTGGATAGTACACTTTTCTGTGATCCAAAACTGGGCTGAGATTGATAATTTTATGAGGTTGATGTGGTCTTTCAAGAATGGTGAAGCTTTATTAAGAAATTATGGTGATTTACTATTATATGACCCGAAGCATGGAAGTATTAAAAAACTACGCAAATTAACAGAACTGAACGAAGTAGAAAATTATGTTGAAAGCCTGGTTCCACTCAACTCGGGTACCTATGTGGGGAGAAAGAAAAATAGAAGCGTCCGTAGAAGCACGAGGAAGAGGCCTCAATTGGATAATGTGGGCATGTGCtag
- the LOC113299617 gene encoding peroxisome biogenesis protein 6-like — MVERRKPLILSSTRCLVESVLNNSGTRENEAKLSLRLPAGILRLNDSKSHITSKEEEEEEEEKLGIASFDDSAVVGLSSSVLKRLSITSGSLVFISNIGTKVQRIARVIVLDSPNAVFGRDDKDIPHTMVVFPTYMFSSNNSLPLVEATYISPLLAFNLEMHVSCLKCLVHGGQETLTSLFEEKKKDKNEKKSESPIVDVDLSPCSYFPKYASHLRASFVKVPECGSIETLKGTSSIESEYRQRMIDSELHDYFKVDRYLGRGDIFRININWNCKSEMCTSCCQRSPENSKNNIIYFKVLAMEPQDEPVLRVNREKTALVLGGSVPSALPPVSLIGDQKGFAPLHGDTVRSLASILTPALCPSALSSKFRVGVLLCGLAGCGKRTVVRYVARCLGLHVVEYTCHDLMVSEKRASAALVQTFNTADRYAPTILLLRHFEVFQNLSSHEGSSTDQLGATAEVASVIREFTEPVPDEDFDRGERTNDGFSAGDAVKISGRRVLLVAIADTSEGLPASIRRCFSHELYMGPLSEEQRVEMLTQSLQSVSKVDMADIVKDMVGQTSGFMPRDIKALVADAGANLIPRLTDETIKQKEPNEKKSVKFDLAHDNDTSKDASKNLGREDITKALDRSKKRNASALGTPKVPNVKWEDVGGLEDVKNSILDTVQLPLLHKDLFSSGLRKRSGVLLYGPPGTGKTLLAKAVATECSLNFLSVKGPELINMYIGESEKNIRDIFQKARSARPCVIFFDELDSLAPARGASGDSGGVMDRVVSQMLAEIDGLNDSSQDLFIIGASNRPDLIDPALLRPGRFDKLLYVGVNSDASYRENVLAALTRKFKLHENVDLYFIAKKCPSSFTGADMYALCADAWFHAAKRKVSCLEENDQSDSVIVELDDFIKVLGELSPSLSEAELKKYERLRDQFEGGKKVNVTI, encoded by the exons ATGGTGGAGAGAAGAAAACCGTTGATACTCTCTTCAACAAGATGTCTTGTAGAATCTGTGCTCAACAACTCAGGAACTAGAGAAAATGAAGCTAAATTAAGCTTGAGATTACCTGCTGGTATTCTCCGATTGAATGATTCAAAATCTCATATTACTtccaaggaagaagaagaagaagaagaggagaaattGGGGATTGCTTCATTTGATGATTCTGCTGTTGTAGGACTTTCTTCATCTGTTTTGAAAAGACTATCAATAACTTCAGGCTCACTG GTGTTTATCAGTAATATTGGGACTAAGGTACAGAGAATTGCAAGAGTTATTGTTCTAGATTCTCCAAATGCAGTCTTTGGAAGAGATGATAAAGATATACCACATACGATGGTTGTTTTTCCCACTTATATGTTCTCTTCGAATAACTCACTTCCCTTAGTTGAAGCCACTTATATCTCTCCTCTCTTGGCATTTAACCTTGAAATGCATGTTTCGTGTTTAAAATGCCTTGTTCATGGAGGACAAGAGACTTTAACATCTTTgtttgaagagaaaaagaaagataagaatgagaagaagagtgAGTCACCAATAGTAGATGTAGATTTGTCACCTTGCTCTTATTTTCCAAAATATGCCTCACACTTGAGGGCTTCTTTTGTAAAAGTACCAGAATGTGGCAGCATTGAAACGTTAAAGGGAACTTCGTCTATTGAATCTGAGTATCGTCAACGAATGATTGATTCGGAGTTGCACGATTACTTCAAAGTCGATAGATATCTTGGTAGAGGTGACATTTTCCGAATAAACATAAATTGGAATTGCAAGTCAGAAATGTGCACTTCGTGCTGTCAAAGGTCCCCTGAGAATTCCAAGAACAATATAATCTACTTCAAG GTCCTGGCTATGGAGCCCCAAGATGAACCAGTTTTGCGTGTCAACCGTGAAAAAACAGCACTCGTGCTTGGAGGAAGTGTGCCATCTGCTCTTCCCCCTGTTTCACTTATTGGTGATCAGAAGGGTTTTGCACCATTACATGGGGATACAGTGAGGAGTTTGGCTTCTATTCTTACACCAGCTTTATGCCCTTCAGCACTTTCTTCAAAATTCAGAGTTGGTGTACTACTATGTGGATTGGCAG GTTGTGGAAAACGGACTGTTGTTAGGTATGTTGCTCGTTGTCTGGGACTACACGTAGTGGAGTATACCTGTCACGATCTAATGGTCTCAGAAAAAAGGGCATCTGCTGCGCTAGTTCAAACTTTCAACACTGCTGACAG GTACGCTCCAACAATACTTCTTCTACGCCATTTTGAGGTTTTCCAAAACTTATCCTCTCATGAGGGTTCATCTACTGATCAACTTGGTGCTACAGCTGAAGTTGCTTCTGTTATTCGGGAATTTACTGAGCCAGTTCCTGATGAGGATTTTGATCGGGGAGAACGAACAAATGATGGTTTT TCTGCGGGGGATGCTGTAAAGATAAGTGGACGGCGGGTGCTGCTAGTTGCAATTGCTGACACCTCTGAAGGTCTACCGGCATCCATTAGGCGTTGCTTCAGCCATGAATTATATATGGGTCCTTTGAGTGAAGAACAGAGAGTTGAAATGCTGACTCAGTCATTGCAAAGCGTATCTAAA GTCGATATGGCAGATATTGTAAAAGATATGGTTGGCCAGACGTCTGGTTTCATGCCTAGGGATATAAAGGCTTTAGTTGCTGATGCGGGTGCAAATTTAATACCTAGGCTCACTGATGAAACAATTAAGCAAAAAGAACCAAATGAGAAAAAATCAGTTAAGTTTGATCTGGCACATGATAATGACACATCCAAAGATGCATCTAAGAATCTAGGTAGAGAAGACATAACAAAAGCTTTAGACAGatcaaagaaaagaaatgcaTCAGCCTTGGGTACCCCGAAG GTGCCTAACGTCAAATGGGAGGATGTTGGTGGACTGGAGGATGTGAAGAACTCAATACTAGATACTgttcag TTACCTCTCTTGCATAAGGATTTATTTTCATCTGGTTTGCGCAAGCGTTCAGGCGTGCTTCTCTATGGTCCTCCTGGGACTGGAAAA ACACTGTTAGCGAAAGCTGTTGCGACGGAATGTTCCTTGAATTTTCTCAGTGTAAAGGGACCTGAGTTGATTAATATGTACATAGGGGAATCAGAGAAAAATATTCGGGACATTTTTCAGAAG GCTAGATCTGCACGCCCTTGCGTTATCTTTTTTGACGAACTTGATTCTCTTGCTCCTGCTCGAGGAGCTTCGGGAGATTCCGGTGGTGTTATGGATAGAGTGGTTTCTCAG ATGCTTGCTGAGATCGACGGCCTAAATGACTCCTCTCAG GATTTATTTATTATAGGGGCAAGCAACAGGCCAGATCTTATTGATCCTGCACTGCTACGTCCTGGACGGTTTGATAAGCTTCTATATGTCGGAGTAAATTCAGACGCATCTTACCGGGAGAA TGTGCTTGCAGCTCTTACTCGGAAGTTTAAACTGCATGAAAATGTGGATTTGTACTTCATAGCGAAAAAATGTCCGTCAAGTTTCACTGGCGCCGACATGTACGCGTTATGTGCAGATGCTTGGTTTCATGCAGCAAAGCGTAAG GTTTCATGTTTGGAGGAGAACGATCAAAGTGACTCCGTTATTGTTGAATTGGATGATTTTATCAAG GTTTTAGGAGAGCTGTCTCCTTCCCTGTCAGAAGCTGAGCTTAAGAAGTATGAGCGTCTACGGGATCAGTTCGAAGGGGGCAAAAAAGTGAATGTGACTATTTAA
- the LOC113293375 gene encoding MLP-like protein 423 → MVASSVVYTLELAVEFKSPADKFWEALKTWSSILPEVLPETYKSIEVVEDVDGEKNGSVTLWKMNPSTLIEGAPVMMEEKKKLGSVDEVTKTITYSVVGGDLLKLYKSYEPNFTLIPKISTSASAENEGDDIDVVDDKVEEKDEMVGVGGGTVKWSVKYEKVNEMVPEPNMVKAMIFKTLLILDEHVLSKQNQVVETKKEIEMIAN, encoded by the exons ATGGTTGCTTCTAGTGTTGTATATACCCTTGAATTAGCAGTAGAATTCAAAAGCCCGGCAGACAAGTTTTGGGAAGCTTTGAAAACTTGGTCTTCTATTCTTCCTGAGGTTTTACCAGAGACTTATAAGAGTATTGAAGTAGTTGAAGATGTGGATGGAGAAAAGAATGGATCTGTTACCCTTTGGAAGATGAATCCAA GTACATTGATTGAAGGGGCTCCTGTTATgatggaagagaagaagaaattaggaAGTGTGGACGAAGTAACCAAGACAATAACTTAcagtgttgttggtggtgatttaCTGAAGCTTTACAAAAGTTATGAGCCTAATTTCACACTTATTCCCAAGATTAGTACTAGCGCTAGTGCTGAAAATGAAGGTGATGatattgatgttgttgatgataaAGTTGAAGAAAAGGATGAAATGGTGGGAGTGGGAGGAGGTACTGTAAAGTGGTCGGTCAAGTATGAGAAAGTGAATGAGATGGTTCCTGAACCTAACATGGTCAAGGCCATGATATTTAAGACTTTACTCATCTTGGATGAGCATGTCCTCTCTAAGCAAAATCAAGTGGTCGagacaaaaaaagaaattgaaatgATAGCTAATTGA